The following coding sequences lie in one Marinihelvus fidelis genomic window:
- a CDS encoding Na(+)/H(+) antiporter subunit D, translated as MWSPDIPAFVPLYCAAVLALFTRGWLRAVIMLAAPVLGGLHLLGVEPGVAVQLQFMGLDLEPYRVDKLSLLFGYLFHIAALIGVIYALHVKDTMQHVAALLYAGSAVGAVFAGDLVTLFMFWEAMGLSSAFLIWASRDERSVGTGIRYLMFQVVSGLLLLVGLMWHGLATGSFAFNEIGTSSTAGWLILLAFGVKAGFPFLHNWLTDGYPASTPTGTVFLCMFTTKAAVYALARGFPGTEALIYVGMTMACFPIFFAVIENDLRRVLAYSMINQLGFMVVGVGIGTTLALNGAVAHAFNDVLFKGLLMMAMGAVLLMTGRMNGSDLGGLYKSMPITATLCCIGAASISAFPLFNGFVSKSMVMSALMYEGYEYVWLAMLFASAGVFHHAGIKIPYFAFFAHDSGIRTTEPPVNMLVAMGIAAVACIAIGSFPSLLYNLLPYDYEYTPYDMTHVLTQLQLLFFSALAFVWLNMRGMYPPELRSTNIDVEWLWRKGLPRLGRGVVAACSAVGGLLGGAGSAMLKRPIFRATRNNLQVALTRNWPTGSMVMWVGVFLAVMLVAGILGTRLN; from the coding sequence ATGTGGAGCCCTGATATTCCCGCTTTTGTCCCGCTGTACTGCGCTGCGGTCCTGGCGCTGTTCACGCGTGGCTGGCTGCGTGCCGTCATTATGCTGGCAGCGCCGGTGCTGGGTGGGCTGCACCTGCTGGGTGTCGAGCCGGGCGTGGCTGTGCAGTTGCAGTTCATGGGCCTGGACCTGGAGCCCTACCGCGTCGACAAGCTGAGCCTGCTGTTTGGTTACCTGTTCCATATCGCCGCGCTGATCGGCGTGATCTACGCCCTGCACGTGAAGGACACGATGCAGCACGTGGCCGCGCTGTTGTACGCGGGCAGCGCCGTGGGCGCGGTATTTGCTGGCGACCTGGTCACGCTGTTCATGTTCTGGGAGGCCATGGGCCTGAGCTCGGCCTTCCTGATCTGGGCGTCCCGCGATGAGCGTTCTGTGGGCACCGGCATCCGTTACCTGATGTTCCAGGTGGTCTCCGGCCTGCTGCTGCTGGTCGGGTTGATGTGGCATGGTCTCGCCACCGGTAGCTTTGCCTTTAACGAGATTGGCACCAGTTCCACGGCCGGCTGGCTGATCCTGCTGGCTTTCGGCGTCAAGGCCGGCTTCCCGTTCCTGCACAACTGGCTGACCGACGGTTACCCGGCCTCCACGCCCACCGGCACGGTGTTCCTGTGCATGTTCACCACCAAGGCGGCGGTGTACGCGCTGGCGCGGGGCTTCCCGGGTACCGAGGCGCTGATCTACGTGGGCATGACCATGGCCTGCTTCCCGATCTTCTTTGCCGTGATCGAGAACGACCTGCGCCGGGTGCTGGCCTACTCGATGATCAACCAGCTGGGCTTCATGGTGGTCGGCGTGGGTATCGGCACGACACTGGCGCTGAACGGCGCGGTGGCGCATGCCTTCAACGACGTGCTGTTCAAGGGCCTGCTGATGATGGCCATGGGCGCGGTGCTGCTGATGACCGGGCGCATGAACGGTTCCGACCTGGGCGGCCTGTACAAATCGATGCCGATTACGGCCACGCTGTGCTGTATCGGCGCAGCGTCGATCTCGGCCTTCCCGTTGTTCAATGGATTCGTCAGCAAGTCCATGGTGATGTCGGCGTTGATGTACGAAGGTTACGAGTACGTCTGGCTGGCCATGCTGTTTGCCTCGGCCGGCGTGTTCCACCACGCGGGCATCAAGATCCCGTACTTCGCCTTCTTCGCGCATGATTCGGGCATCCGCACGACCGAGCCGCCGGTGAACATGCTGGTCGCCATGGGCATCGCGGCCGTGGCCTGTATCGCCATCGGCAGCTTCCCGTCGCTGCTGTACAACCTGCTGCCGTACGACTATGAGTACACGCCGTACGACATGACACACGTGCTGACCCAGCTGCAGTTGCTGTTCTTCTCGGCGCTGGCCTTCGTGTGGCTGAACATGCGCGGCATGTATCCGCCGGAACTGCGCTCGACCAACATCGATGTCGAGTGGCTGTGGCGCAAGGGCCTGCCGCGTCTGGGCCGCGGCGTGGTGGCGGCCTGCAGCGCGGTCGGCGGCCTGCTGGGCGGCGCCGGTTCCGCGATGCTGAAGCGGCCGATTTTCCGCGCCACCCGCAACAACCTGCAGGTCGCGCTGACGCGCAACTGGCCCACCGGCAGCATGGTGATGTGGGTGGGTGTGTTCCTGGCGGTCATGCTGGTCGCCGGCATCCTGGGCACCCGCCTGAACTGA
- a CDS encoding gamma-glutamyltransferase family protein: protein MKPGPASRAVIAAMVFLIAAPATHAQSTSKPVLHGKHWMAVTGKPLGATAGAMTFTRGGNAVDAACAMLAATATMWDVLSWGGETQALIYNPNTGKVIGVNALGVAPSGATPEYFTDQGMVYPPEYGPLAAVTPGTPGGLMTMLAEYGTLSLAEVLQPAMELAAGYPIETSNADNIERRREILERWPSSTELFLPHRDPDNPDQRAAPAGGEIFRQQDLLATLQKLVDTEAEALAEGRDRKAAIYAAYDRFYRGDIAQAIVTASREHGGLMTMEDLDQWQVYLEEPVTTNYKGIDVYKLTTWVQGPVMLQALNLLEPLDLKGMGYNSARYIHTLYQAMNLSFADRDFYYGDPYVPPEEPIAGLLSKDYAAERRKLMPADHNLTDLTPGDPYPYQGGKNPFEDLRQAWNPIPPRAEAEGTDGFQQAMQMSHDEGFYAGTTSIQAADAEGWVVSITPSGGWIPAFVAGNTGIGLSQRMQSFVLDKRLNPFNVVQPGQRPRATLTPSLALKDGKPLMAFSVQGGDSQDQNLLQFFLNMVEFDMNVQQAAEAPNITSYQMQSSFGAHDAQPGRIEVMPVVPPYTREALGKMGYDVEVVERTYSPITAIWFDADHGTMWGGAGNTGEDYGIGW from the coding sequence ATGAAACCTGGTCCTGCCTCTCGCGCGGTGATCGCCGCGATGGTCTTCCTGATTGCCGCCCCGGCCACTCACGCACAGTCAACGAGCAAGCCCGTGCTGCACGGCAAGCACTGGATGGCCGTGACCGGCAAGCCGCTGGGCGCGACCGCCGGTGCCATGACCTTCACGCGCGGCGGCAATGCAGTCGACGCGGCCTGCGCCATGCTGGCGGCCACCGCCACCATGTGGGACGTGCTCAGCTGGGGTGGCGAGACCCAGGCGCTGATCTATAACCCCAACACCGGTAAGGTGATCGGTGTGAACGCGCTGGGCGTGGCACCCTCCGGCGCGACCCCGGAGTATTTCACCGACCAGGGCATGGTCTATCCACCCGAGTATGGCCCGCTGGCGGCCGTCACACCGGGCACGCCAGGTGGCCTGATGACCATGCTGGCCGAGTACGGCACGCTGAGCCTGGCCGAGGTTTTGCAGCCAGCCATGGAACTGGCGGCGGGCTACCCCATCGAGACCTCGAACGCCGATAACATCGAGCGCCGTCGAGAAATCCTGGAGCGTTGGCCGAGTTCAACCGAACTGTTCCTGCCGCACCGCGACCCGGACAACCCGGACCAGCGCGCCGCCCCGGCGGGTGGTGAAATCTTCCGCCAGCAGGACTTGCTGGCCACGCTGCAGAAGCTGGTCGACACCGAGGCCGAGGCCCTGGCCGAGGGCCGTGACCGCAAGGCCGCCATCTACGCAGCTTATGACCGTTTCTACCGCGGTGATATCGCCCAGGCCATCGTCACCGCCAGCCGTGAGCACGGCGGCCTGATGACGATGGAGGACCTGGACCAGTGGCAGGTCTACCTGGAGGAGCCCGTCACCACCAACTACAAGGGCATTGATGTCTACAAGCTGACCACCTGGGTGCAGGGCCCGGTGATGCTGCAGGCGCTGAACCTGCTGGAGCCGCTGGACCTGAAGGGCATGGGTTACAACTCCGCGCGCTACATCCACACCCTCTACCAGGCGATGAATCTGTCCTTCGCCGACCGCGACTTTTACTACGGCGACCCGTACGTGCCGCCGGAAGAGCCCATTGCCGGCCTGCTCAGCAAGGACTACGCCGCCGAGCGCCGCAAGCTGATGCCGGCCGACCATAACCTGACCGACCTGACGCCCGGCGACCCGTACCCGTACCAGGGTGGCAAGAACCCCTTCGAAGACCTGCGCCAGGCCTGGAACCCGATCCCGCCGAGGGCCGAGGCCGAGGGTACGGACGGCTTCCAGCAGGCCATGCAGATGAGCCACGACGAAGGTTTCTACGCGGGTACCACGTCCATCCAGGCGGCTGATGCGGAAGGCTGGGTGGTCTCGATTACCCCCAGCGGTGGCTGGATTCCGGCCTTCGTGGCCGGTAACACTGGCATCGGCCTGAGCCAGCGCATGCAGAGCTTCGTGCTGGACAAGCGCCTGAACCCGTTCAACGTGGTCCAGCCGGGCCAGCGCCCGCGCGCCACGCTCACCCCAAGCCTGGCATTGAAGGACGGCAAGCCGCTAATGGCCTTTTCCGTGCAGGGCGGCGACAGCCAGGACCAGAACCTGCTGCAGTTCTTTCTCAACATGGTCGAGTTCGACATGAACGTGCAGCAGGCCGCCGAAGCGCCGAACATCACCAGCTACCAGATGCAGAGTTCCTTCGGCGCCCACGACGCGCAACCGGGCCGTATCGAGGTGATGCCCGTGGTGCCGCCGTACACCCGCGAGGCCCTGGGCAAAATGGGCTACGACGTCGAAGTCGTTGAACGGACCTACAGCCCGATCACCGCGATCTGGTTCGACGCCGATCACGGCACGATGTGGGGTGGGGCGGGCAATACTGGCGAGGATTACGGTATCGGCTGGTAG
- a CDS encoding VIT1/CCC1 transporter family protein codes for MLKQDHSHEPGAIRERLAAGPETNYVQEWVYGGIDGVVTTFAIVAGVTGASLSPFIVVILGLANLVGDGFSMAAGAYSGARTRADNRERLRRVEESHVDADPEGEREEVRQIFAAKGYEGRDLDKVVDGITANREAWIDVMLQEEYAAGPDGKTPLRVGLHTFVSFVLFGAAPLLPYLFRFADAFHWALAFSSLTFFAIGSLKSRWSVHSWWRQGLQTLGIGLVAAGIAFGIGYALRGIGG; via the coding sequence ATGCTCAAACAGGATCATTCGCACGAACCCGGCGCGATTCGCGAGCGACTCGCCGCCGGTCCGGAAACGAATTACGTCCAGGAGTGGGTTTACGGCGGCATCGACGGCGTGGTGACCACGTTCGCGATCGTCGCCGGCGTGACCGGCGCCAGCCTGTCACCGTTTATCGTCGTGATCCTGGGCCTGGCCAACCTCGTGGGCGACGGGTTTTCCATGGCGGCCGGTGCCTACAGTGGGGCGCGGACGCGCGCCGATAATCGTGAACGCCTGCGTCGGGTCGAGGAATCACACGTCGACGCGGACCCGGAAGGCGAGCGCGAGGAAGTCCGGCAGATCTTCGCCGCCAAGGGTTACGAAGGCCGTGACCTGGATAAGGTCGTAGACGGTATCACCGCCAATCGAGAAGCCTGGATCGACGTCATGCTGCAGGAGGAATACGCCGCCGGCCCGGATGGCAAGACGCCGCTTCGCGTCGGGCTACACACCTTCGTCTCGTTCGTCCTTTTCGGCGCCGCGCCGCTGCTGCCCTATCTTTTCCGATTTGCCGATGCCTTTCACTGGGCCCTGGCATTCTCAAGCCTGACGTTCTTCGCCATCGGCTCGCTGAAAAGTCGATGGTCGGTGCACTCCTGGTGGCGCCAGGGATTGCAGACCCTTGGCATCGGCCTGGTGGCCGCCGGTATCGCGTTCGGTATCGGTTATGCGCTGCGCGGTATCGGTGGCTGA
- a CDS encoding tail fiber domain-containing protein, translated as MGLKRTGDILVACLFGIALVLPAVANAANLTASSVTPIVAFDDTDSAGNEWLIWGLSDLFAISDVEVNTTILMADPDTRSTAFGYMASAGGTHGIALGFDADATGNYSVALGEGALASKLQSTAIGPNALSSGWWGMALGPDTLSSGDYSLAIGHNARSDGWFATALGHRASAPYANTIILGAVPGVNDPDEFVPNEYASIGNGTTMPLAPLHVARDDGTAMILVSDSGPVQGPKTLFEIENNGNPEFRMTNTANNNSWVFSAGLRFVVKNNLGDWVMRVTDTGDLEIGGSLTEVSDRNRKHAIVPLDGDTVLAKLAQVPVSEWSYDNETVDQRHIGPMAQDFHAAFGLASGETRISARDMAGVNMAALQALNQKLERENADIRAELDALKVLVATLRDSLPATGRALSQR; from the coding sequence ATGGGACTGAAGCGAACTGGGGACATTCTGGTCGCCTGCCTGTTCGGCATCGCGCTCGTGTTGCCGGCCGTGGCGAACGCGGCCAATCTGACCGCGTCAAGCGTGACGCCAATCGTGGCGTTCGATGACACGGATTCGGCGGGCAACGAGTGGTTAATCTGGGGGTTGAGCGACCTGTTCGCCATTTCGGACGTGGAGGTGAACACGACAATCCTCATGGCCGATCCCGACACGCGTTCGACGGCGTTCGGGTACATGGCATCGGCAGGCGGTACGCACGGGATCGCACTGGGCTTTGACGCCGATGCGACCGGCAACTACAGCGTTGCGCTCGGCGAGGGCGCCCTGGCGTCCAAACTGCAAAGCACCGCGATCGGTCCGAACGCCCTGTCCAGCGGTTGGTGGGGTATGGCGCTGGGCCCCGATACCCTTTCGTCTGGAGACTACAGTCTCGCAATAGGCCACAATGCCCGATCCGATGGCTGGTTCGCCACCGCGCTGGGTCATCGGGCATCCGCTCCTTATGCGAACACCATCATCCTGGGGGCCGTCCCCGGTGTTAACGACCCCGACGAGTTCGTGCCAAACGAATACGCCAGCATCGGCAACGGCACGACCATGCCGCTGGCGCCGTTGCACGTGGCCCGCGACGACGGCACGGCGATGATCCTGGTGTCTGACTCCGGTCCGGTGCAGGGGCCCAAGACACTGTTCGAGATCGAGAACAACGGCAACCCCGAGTTCCGCATGACCAACACCGCCAACAACAACTCATGGGTGTTCAGTGCCGGCCTGCGTTTCGTGGTCAAGAACAACCTGGGCGACTGGGTGATGCGGGTCACCGACACCGGCGACCTGGAGATCGGCGGCTCGCTGACGGAAGTGTCGGACCGAAACCGCAAGCACGCCATTGTGCCGCTGGACGGCGATACCGTGCTGGCGAAGCTGGCTCAGGTACCGGTGTCCGAGTGGTCGTACGACAACGAGACAGTCGACCAGCGCCACATCGGCCCGATGGCGCAGGACTTCCATGCCGCGTTCGGCCTGGCCAGCGGCGAGACGCGCATTTCGGCGCGTGACATGGCCGGGGTCAACATGGCGGCTTTGCAGGCGCTCAACCAGAAGCTGGAACGGGAAAACGCCGATATCCGCGCCGAGCTGGATGCCCTCAAGGTGTTGGTGGCCACGCTTCGCGACAGCCTGCCGGCGACGGGCCGGGCGCTGTCGCAACGATGA
- a CDS encoding ECF-type sigma factor: protein MDQAEITQLLGVENGELTAEQELAMEQVYQHLRTIAHGQRLKVSGNRIDTTALVNEAWLKSQRAKNGFNDRDHFFAYCALAMRHILFDQARRNRLITYVDDDSALDRMPVYQQSETMLELERQLEKLREFEPRLEQVFTCKFFGDMPFDAIARVLGLSERTVFRDWQKARTMLAVAMGE from the coding sequence ATGGACCAGGCGGAGATTACCCAGCTGCTGGGTGTCGAAAATGGCGAGCTGACGGCCGAGCAGGAACTGGCCATGGAGCAGGTGTACCAGCACCTGCGAACCATCGCCCATGGTCAGCGCCTGAAAGTCAGCGGCAACCGCATCGATACCACCGCACTGGTCAACGAGGCCTGGCTGAAGTCGCAGCGGGCAAAGAACGGCTTCAACGACCGTGACCATTTCTTCGCCTACTGCGCCCTGGCCATGCGCCACATCCTGTTCGACCAGGCTCGTCGCAATCGCCTGATCACCTATGTCGATGATGACAGCGCACTTGACCGGATGCCCGTCTACCAGCAGTCGGAGACCATGCTCGAACTGGAGCGGCAGCTGGAAAAGCTGCGCGAATTTGAGCCGCGGCTGGAGCAGGTGTTCACCTGCAAGTTTTTCGGCGATATGCCGTTCGACGCCATCGCCCGCGTGCTGGGCCTGAGCGAGCGCACCGTGTTTCGTGACTGGCAGAAGGCCCGGACCATGCTCGCGGTGGCCATGGGCGAATGA
- a CDS encoding serine/threonine-protein kinase, with amino-acid sequence MSGVEDRWRQIADAFDRDDSLDPDAWLESQGLGFRPLGDRVADDTPELVQHAFLPNESLEDIELSKYRILKQLDEGGQGQVYLAERSDGIYQQSVVIKFLPRRFAGQAMRERFFREMQFLADLRHPGIVPIIDAGLTEGGQPWLVLEYIDGPHIDRFCHESCLDAESVVRLFTRLCDALDFIHLRGVVHMDLKPANVLVREANGVAYPVIIDFGVSSRQVDSDADTAKARFGTPGYAAPEQAEGEAADARADLYAVGMMLARSMPGCNDLELTGIGARQREQRLRHKGVPPDLVQVIQACTRHRPESRYADAAALRFDLNNWLQGLPLVANRQRPLHVLGKAVRRHPLFSTAALLAGVLLVGGIGRYTADIQELQQLTQAEKNAGDEFYNFVLTDLFDRLVRIGRVDALELVASRGVDHLSGQDPRIFDDHTRLQTALAYRNSGRVFDQLESSEQALLAYDQAEANLANLADKPGFHEEYLRTLASIDVLRAETLATEGQGEKTEQSLRRALSLTGQLADTGTDEARRLAWEAHLLLGWHYMEYDQPEKADTEIRSSTATAASALAGAGSESGAANRWRLRLSHTHQAMAWHHFDYGAPEDAMTSIEQALVLARETVDATGEDIEFLSNYRILLNQKAFFLLDGGDLGQAQSTTDEAIAAGERLALMAPENLEYRREFAYSLTTGGEIAEAMGDDERALALYRRGLEGSRDIAARDSGGYSSANDLAIDLTSVANVLSRLGHQQESQVMWREAVELMRPVQQAEPDNKYYVYSLAIPLIQLGQYDEAAPLVATLRDTGMEDETLQALLDQHGLR; translated from the coding sequence ATGAGCGGCGTCGAAGACCGCTGGCGGCAGATTGCCGACGCATTCGACCGGGATGACTCACTCGACCCGGACGCCTGGCTGGAATCCCAGGGGCTGGGTTTCCGGCCGCTGGGTGATCGGGTCGCCGATGATACGCCGGAACTGGTCCAGCACGCCTTTCTGCCCAACGAGTCGCTGGAAGACATTGAGCTGTCGAAGTACCGGATCCTGAAGCAGCTGGACGAGGGCGGCCAGGGCCAGGTCTACCTGGCAGAGCGCTCGGACGGCATCTACCAGCAGTCCGTTGTCATCAAGTTCCTGCCGCGGCGTTTCGCCGGCCAGGCCATGCGCGAGCGGTTCTTCCGCGAAATGCAGTTCCTGGCCGACCTGCGCCACCCGGGCATCGTCCCCATCATCGATGCCGGGCTGACGGAAGGAGGCCAGCCCTGGCTGGTGCTGGAGTACATCGACGGCCCGCATATCGATCGCTTTTGCCATGAGTCATGCCTGGATGCCGAAAGCGTAGTGCGCCTGTTCACGCGCCTGTGTGATGCGCTGGATTTCATCCACCTGCGCGGTGTGGTCCACATGGACCTGAAGCCGGCCAATGTCCTGGTGCGCGAAGCCAACGGTGTGGCCTACCCGGTCATCATTGATTTTGGCGTTTCGTCGCGCCAGGTGGATTCCGATGCCGACACGGCAAAGGCACGCTTCGGCACCCCGGGTTACGCAGCCCCGGAACAGGCGGAGGGTGAAGCCGCTGATGCGCGTGCCGACCTTTACGCAGTGGGCATGATGCTGGCGCGCTCCATGCCGGGTTGCAACGACCTTGAGCTGACCGGGATCGGCGCCCGCCAGCGCGAGCAACGACTCAGGCACAAGGGCGTGCCACCAGATCTTGTCCAGGTCATCCAGGCCTGTACCCGTCATCGACCGGAAAGCCGCTACGCTGACGCGGCGGCCCTGCGATTCGACCTGAACAACTGGCTGCAGGGGCTGCCGCTGGTCGCGAACCGACAGCGTCCGTTGCATGTGCTGGGCAAAGCGGTGCGCCGTCACCCATTGTTTTCCACGGCAGCGTTGCTGGCAGGGGTGCTCCTGGTCGGTGGCATCGGGCGTTACACCGCAGACATCCAGGAACTGCAACAGTTAACCCAGGCCGAGAAGAACGCCGGCGACGAGTTCTACAACTTCGTCCTGACCGATCTGTTCGACCGCCTGGTCAGGATCGGTCGTGTTGATGCGCTGGAGCTGGTCGCCAGTCGTGGCGTAGATCATTTGTCCGGCCAGGATCCGAGAATCTTCGACGACCATACCCGTTTGCAGACGGCACTGGCTTACAGGAACAGCGGCCGGGTGTTCGACCAGCTCGAATCAAGTGAGCAGGCCCTGCTCGCCTATGACCAGGCAGAAGCCAACCTGGCCAATCTGGCCGACAAGCCGGGATTCCACGAGGAATACCTGCGAACCCTGGCGTCGATCGACGTCCTGCGGGCGGAAACCCTGGCGACCGAGGGCCAGGGCGAGAAGACCGAGCAAAGCCTGCGGCGCGCGCTCTCACTCACAGGCCAGCTAGCCGACACGGGTACGGACGAGGCTCGGCGACTGGCCTGGGAGGCGCACCTGTTACTGGGCTGGCATTACATGGAGTACGATCAGCCCGAAAAGGCCGATACCGAAATTCGGTCCTCCACCGCGACCGCCGCGTCCGCGCTGGCCGGCGCCGGCTCCGAATCCGGTGCCGCGAATCGATGGCGGTTGCGCTTGTCCCACACCCACCAGGCCATGGCCTGGCACCATTTCGACTACGGCGCGCCGGAAGACGCCATGACGTCCATCGAACAGGCACTGGTCCTGGCCCGGGAGACCGTCGACGCGACAGGTGAGGACATCGAATTCCTCAGTAACTACCGGATATTGCTGAACCAGAAGGCGTTTTTCCTGCTGGATGGCGGTGACCTCGGGCAAGCACAGTCGACCACCGACGAAGCCATCGCCGCCGGCGAGCGACTGGCGTTGATGGCGCCGGAGAACCTCGAATACCGACGTGAATTCGCCTATTCACTAACGACCGGTGGCGAAATCGCCGAGGCGATGGGCGACGACGAGCGCGCGCTGGCACTGTACCGGCGCGGGCTCGAAGGCTCGCGAGACATCGCCGCCCGCGATTCCGGCGGCTATTCCTCCGCCAACGACCTCGCCATCGACCTGACCAGCGTGGCCAATGTGCTCTCGCGGCTCGGCCACCAGCAGGAGAGCCAGGTCATGTGGCGCGAGGCCGTCGAGTTGATGCGGCCCGTCCAGCAGGCTGAACCGGACAACAAGTACTACGTCTATTCCCTGGCCATTCCACTGATCCAACTGGGCCAGTACGACGAGGCCGCGCCCCTGGTCGCCACGCTGCGCGACACCGGTATGGAAGACGAGACCCTCCAGGCCCTGCTGGACCAGCACGGCCTGCGCTGA
- a CDS encoding tail fiber domain-containing protein, with translation MPLAPLHVQRDDGTANVLVVENSVDQGPRTLFEIENNGNPEFRMTNTAMGNSWVFSAGLRFVVKNNQGDWVMRVTDTGNLEIGGTLLEMSDREQKHAIVPLDGDVVLAKLAQVPITEWAYRDESADQRHIGPMAQDFYAAFGLASGEKAISARDMAGVNMAAVQALVARNAELEERIARLEKLAQQLLEPASLQVAQGD, from the coding sequence ATGCCGCTGGCACCGCTGCACGTGCAGCGCGACGACGGCACGGCCAACGTGCTGGTGGTCGAGAACAGCGTGGACCAGGGGCCGCGCACGCTGTTCGAGATCGAAAACAACGGCAATCCGGAGTTCCGCATGACCAACACGGCCATGGGCAACTCCTGGGTGTTCAGCGCCGGGCTGCGGTTCGTGGTCAAGAACAACCAGGGTGACTGGGTGATGCGGGTGACCGACACCGGTAACCTGGAAATCGGGGGCACGTTGCTGGAGATGTCGGACCGCGAGCAGAAGCACGCCATCGTGCCGCTGGACGGCGATGTGGTGCTGGCGAAGCTGGCACAGGTGCCGATCACCGAATGGGCCTACCGCGACGAGTCGGCCGACCAGCGCCACATTGGCCCGATGGCGCAGGATTTTTACGCCGCCTTTGGCCTGGCCAGTGGCGAGAAGGCCATCTCCGCGCGCGACATGGCCGGCGTGAACATGGCGGCCGTGCAGGCGCTGGTGGCGCGTAACGCGGAGCTTGAGGAACGCATCGCGCGGCTGGAAAAGCTGGCTCAGCAATTGCTGGAGCCGGCGTCTCTGCAGGTCGCCCAGGGCGACTGA
- a CDS encoding methyltransferase family protein: MGRDRTEVIGARGGFMGFVDRVRFKEIYRQAFGLLLIAVCAAFAEPGHERVIWGLGIATFGQLFRTFAAGTIFKNKRLASTGAYSLVRHPLYLGNLLILIGFCLAAANLWVIAVIVAFWVIWYPAAIRYEDAKLERIFGDDWRQWSTGTWAVIPKRLNIGKLTDTSWSAHQSLIRNGELYITVYLVACAIWLWHNAHTLA, encoded by the coding sequence ATGGGCAGAGACCGCACCGAGGTCATCGGCGCGCGCGGCGGATTCATGGGGTTCGTCGACCGCGTACGTTTCAAGGAAATTTACCGCCAGGCCTTCGGCCTGCTGCTGATCGCGGTCTGCGCGGCGTTCGCCGAGCCGGGTCACGAGCGCGTGATCTGGGGCCTGGGCATCGCCACCTTTGGCCAGCTGTTCCGTACCTTCGCGGCCGGCACCATCTTCAAGAACAAGCGCCTGGCCAGCACCGGCGCTTACTCACTGGTCCGGCATCCGCTCTACCTGGGAAACCTGTTGATCCTTATTGGCTTCTGCCTCGCGGCCGCCAACCTGTGGGTGATCGCCGTCATCGTCGCCTTCTGGGTGATCTGGTACCCCGCGGCCATCCGCTACGAGGACGCCAAGCTGGAGCGCATCTTCGGCGATGACTGGCGCCAGTGGAGCACCGGTACCTGGGCCGTCATCCCCAAGCGCCTGAACATCGGCAAGCTGACCGACACCAGCTGGAGCGCGCACCAGTCGCTGATTCGTAACGGCGAGCTCTACATCACCGTCTACCTGGTCGCCTGCGCGATCTGGCTGTGGCACAACGCCCACACCCTGGCCTGA
- a CDS encoding DUF6165 family protein — protein MELIHIPMSPGELLDKITILEIKSERMDDPAKLANVRTELDLLNATWRDAVNADDTVTRLHAELKSINEALWEIEDDIRDKERAKEFDDRFIELARAVYVTNDKRAAAKKELNTYLGSTIVEEKSYQDYT, from the coding sequence ATGGAGCTTATCCACATCCCGATGTCCCCGGGCGAGCTGCTCGACAAGATCACCATCCTGGAAATCAAATCCGAACGCATGGACGACCCGGCCAAGCTGGCCAACGTGCGCACGGAGCTGGACCTGCTGAACGCCACCTGGCGCGACGCGGTCAATGCCGATGACACGGTCACCCGCCTGCACGCCGAGTTAAAGTCGATCAACGAGGCCTTGTGGGAAATCGAGGACGATATCCGCGACAAGGAGCGGGCGAAGGAATTCGACGACCGCTTCATCGAACTGGCCCGCGCCGTCTACGTCACCAACGACAAGCGTGCCGCCGCCAAGAAGGAACTCAACACCTACCTGGGCTCCACCATCGTCGAGGAAAAGTCCTACCAGGATTACACCTAG